The following proteins come from a genomic window of Flavobacteriaceae bacterium MAR_2010_188:
- a CDS encoding exosortase family protein XrtF: MNFDSVNINKEHKHLGQLKILFIKYRSVIRFMVVFLSVYLALSLTYKLYLDYSKNTEPYPDYITNLVANQSRYIFDALDYRADVINHPDEPSLKLILNGKFVARVVEGCNSVSVIILFISFVIAFSDKFRSTLFFIIAGSTLLYSVNLIRIVVLSIGLYYYPWRRDILHTVIFPLIIYGMVFLLWMLWINHFASNSKK; encoded by the coding sequence TTGAACTTCGATTCTGTAAATATTAACAAGGAACATAAGCATTTGGGTCAACTCAAGATTCTTTTTATTAAATACCGGTCTGTAATTCGCTTTATGGTGGTTTTTCTATCGGTTTATTTAGCACTTTCCTTAACCTATAAGTTATACTTGGATTATTCTAAGAATACCGAGCCTTATCCAGATTATATTACAAATTTAGTTGCAAATCAGAGCAGATATATTTTTGATGCACTCGATTATCGGGCTGACGTAATTAATCATCCAGATGAGCCTTCGTTAAAGCTGATCCTTAACGGAAAATTTGTTGCTAGAGTGGTAGAAGGCTGTAATTCTGTGAGTGTTATTATCTTATTTATTTCCTTCGTTATCGCTTTTTCTGACAAATTCAGGTCTACTTTATTTTTTATTATCGCAGGTAGCACGCTCTTATATTCTGTAAATCTTATCAGAATCGTGGTACTTTCTATCGGGCTATATTATTATCCTTGGAGAAGGGATATTTTGCACACGGTAATATTCCCGCTGATTATTTATGGAATGGTGTTTCTTCTCTGGATGCTTTGGATCAATCATTTTGCTTCAAACTCTAAGAAATGA
- a CDS encoding exosortase F-associated protein, which yields MIQNPFRIVVIMMLFGALVLIRVFENELFYDPYLLFFQSDYLHFDFPRREVFALTVSTSIRYLCNSALSLVILYLFYHDGSIVKFSAIIYGIAYVVLISIFLYFVINPRMEDYYFFFNFRRFLIQPILLLFLLPAFFYYKIQNKTDS from the coding sequence ATGATTCAAAATCCTTTTAGAATAGTGGTAATAATGATGTTGTTCGGAGCCCTTGTGCTTATCAGGGTTTTTGAAAATGAACTCTTTTACGATCCGTATCTTTTATTTTTCCAGAGTGATTATCTGCATTTTGATTTCCCGAGAAGGGAAGTTTTTGCCTTGACAGTTTCAACTTCAATCAGATATTTGTGTAATTCAGCTTTGTCCCTAGTTATTCTCTATCTCTTTTATCATGATGGCTCAATCGTTAAATTTTCTGCCATTATCTACGGAATTGCATATGTAGTACTGATTTCTATCTTCTTATATTTTGTGATTAATCCGAGGATGGAAGACTACTATTTCTTTTTCAACTTTAGAAGATTCTTGATTCAACCAATTTTACTCCTCTTCTTACTTCCAGCGTTTTTCTATTATAAGATTCAGAATAAAACAGATTCGTAA